The Ananas comosus cultivar F153 linkage group 7, ASM154086v1, whole genome shotgun sequence genome has a window encoding:
- the LOC109712423 gene encoding uncharacterized protein LOC109712423: MAKGRRYGADRLLVGTYGYGGGHVSGADLPDLGEEEVWSTAEPEEPWARPAEPEPTARRWAPREDRHVGGLSLAFEDGAPVRQPAWRRHVAASAPVSVPDWPRMLRAQANQPPAQEPETDRVHAEDEEWVPPHVYVAREHARGVAASVFEGVGRTLKGRDMSRVRDAVWSQTGFFG; the protein is encoded by the coding sequence ATGGCGAAGGGGAGGCGTTACGGCGCGGATCGGCTCCTCGTCGGGACGTACGGCTACGGGGGCGGCCACGTCAGCGGCGCGGATTTGCCTGACCTCGGCGAGGAGGAGGTGTGGTCCACGGCCGAGCCAGAGGAGCCGTGGGCCCGGCCCGCCGAACCGGAGCCGACCGCGCGGCGGTGGGCCCCGCGCGAGGACCGCCACGTGGGCGGGCTCTCGCTGGCCTTCGAGGACGGCGCGCCCGTGCGCCAGCCGGCGTGGAGGCGACACGTGGCGGCGTCGGCGCCGGTGAGCGTGCCCGATTGGCCCCGGATGCTCCGGGCGCAGGCGAACCAGCCTCCGGCGCAGGAGCCCGAGACGGACCGGGTCCACGCGGAGGACGAAGAGTGGGTCCCGCCGCACGTGTACGTGGCGCGGGAGCACGCGCGCGGGGTGGCGGCGTCGGTGTTCGAAGGGGTGGGGCGGACGCTCAAGGGCCGCGACATGAGCCGGGTCCGCGACGCCGTTTGGAGCCAAACCGGGTTCTTCGGATGA
- the LOC109712788 gene encoding NEP1-interacting protein-like 1: MEGFWSEFPGLIFGLCMSSLRKLAFACLTCTFALCGAIIGSISGALKGQTTETGLFRGAGIGAVAGAVVSLEVLESCLQGELLSKVAIFGSLLNGKIFREWVSPAILKAYQWQINTIEASDRDNFDFLGVDREIGLLPEILRKLPELEISCGEIVDSCGEMISCAICLQDFKKGESARRMPKCGHLFHTLCIDRWLVRHGSCPVCRQDACLEHH, encoded by the exons atGGAGGGCTTTTGGAGTGAGTTTCCTGGTCTTATCTTTGGCCTTTGCATGAGCTCTCTGAGAAAACTAGCTTTTGCATGTCTCACTTGCACATTTGCACTTT GTGGAGCCATCATAGGGTCAATATCAGGTGCACTCAAAGGCCAAACCACAGAGACCGGGCTCTTCCGAGGAGCTGGAATTGGTGCTGTGGCTGGTGCAGTTGTCTCTTTAGAAGTTCTCGAGTCATGTCTCCAGGGAGAACTATTATCCAAA GTGGCCATTTTTGGGAGCCTTCTAAATGGGAAAATATTCAGGGAGTGGGTGAGCCCAGCAATTCTCAAGGCCTACCAGTGGCAG ATAAATACAATTGAAGCCAGTGACAGAGATAATTTCGATTTTCTTGGTGTTGATCGCGAAATTGGATTATTGCCGGAGATCTTAAGAAAATTGCCTGAGTTAGAGATCAGCTGTGGTGAGATTGTGGATTCATGTGGGGAGATGATCTCATGTGCTATTTGCTTGCAG GACTTTAAGAAGGGAGAGAGTGCAAGGAGAATGCCAAAATGTGGGCATTTGTTTCATACACTCTGCATAGACAGATGGCTAGTGAGACATGGATCTTGCCCTGTTTGTAGGCAAGATGCATGCTTAGAGCACCATTGA
- the LOC109712789 gene encoding reactive Intermediate Deaminase A, chloroplastic yields MMAWCAARSAAAAAAVAAPGADLRALRARAPVAAAGLCCVSVAGSLLRSSSSSRKSHNPFASLNATLSSSASAADKKEAVQTENAPAALGSYSQAIKANNLVFVSGVLGLVPETGKCISDSIEEQTEQVLKNMGEILKASGVSYSSVVKTTIMLADLQDFKKVNEIYAKYFPAPAPARSTYQVAALPMNARIEIECIAAL; encoded by the exons atgaTGGCGTGGTGCGCCgcgaggtcggcggcggcggcggcggcggtggcggcgccggGGGCCGACCTGCGGGCgctgcgcgcgcgcgcgcccgtggcggcggcggggctCTGCTGCGTCTCCGTGGCCGGCTCCCTCCTCcggtcctcctcctcctcgcgcaAATCCCACAACCCCTTCGCCTCCCTCAACGCgaccctctcctcctccgccagcGCCGCAG ATAAGAAGGAGGCTGTCCAGACAGAAAATGCGCCTGCGGCGTTAGGCTCGTACTCGCAGGCTATCAAAGCCAATAACCTTGTTTTCGTCTCTGGTGTTCTGGGCCTTGTTCCCGAG ACAGGAAAGTGTATCTCTGACAGCATTGAAGAGCAAACTGAGCAG GTTTTGAAGAATATGGGGGAAATATTGAAAGCGAGTGGTGTCAGCTACTCGTCTGTTGTAAAGACAACGATAAT GTTAGCTGACTTGCAGGATTTCAAGAAAGTGAACGAGATATATGCGAAAT ATTTTCCGGCCCCAGCCCCAGCACGTTCAACCTACCAAGTGGCAGCCCTACCAATGAATGCCAGGATCGAGATCGAGTGCATTGCTGCCCTCTAG